attttgtttttgtttacttACCCGATTGTGTACTAAATTGGATTGGTAGTAGATGCTTAACAATATTGGTGGACAATATTACTTAAGAACAAAAAGCATTTAGGAAgagttgaataaatttttttatttttattaagaatGATCTCAATTGCAATAATAGAACAATTACTATCTACAACAACACTACAGATCATAGCAGATTTCAACAAAAGGCAGAACTTAAACAActcaaaaaataactaaaaaaattccccagtttcatttaaataaagaaaaagggaacaTGTTAGATGGGATTCTATTTAGAATAGAACTCCGATAACGTATCTGCAAATTGTATTTGTTCATTCTACATTAGTTTTAACAGCTTGGGAAgcatttcattaatttttattggcACAAGCAGGAGGGTTCAGCTTGCCCGAAACTGCAGGCTGGACGTTAGTACAAGTGGAAGTAGCAGATCCTCCACTTCCCTTGTACGTGAGATCAATGTCAGAAAGCACCACTTGTTGGCATGGTACACTCTTACTGCAAATAAGATTCACAGCTTCCTTTGTCGAAGAACTGCCACTAATTTTCTTGAAGCTAACATTGCTGATCTTAACTTTAGAGGGAGactgaaaacaaaacaaaaaagcgCACCCAAGAATTCGATATTAgtagttttacttttttttaacatcaaaatttgtgtatatatttgTGATGTTTATAATAACCTGGTTTGAGCATTGACTGTTTGGGCAGTAGTTTTGATCAATGATGATAGGATTGGCAACATTGTTCATGACAACATCCTCGAAATGTATATCAGTAGCAGCTCCAGAAGAGGAAGCAGGCCATGTTTTGATTCTAACACCATTATCTGTATTGCTGAGTGTGGCACCAGTAACTCTGATTCCTGAAACAGGTTCTTCGTTTTGGTACTTTCCAAGACTTCCAACACTGATACCATGGCCAGGTCCACAAGTTACTTGGTTAACAGTAATATCTTGGGCTCCAGCACCAAAGGAGATGCAATCATCACCTGTTCCAATATTGGCATTGGTAATGGTGATCTGAGATGAATGTCCCACGTGGATTCCATCGGTGTTGGGGCTATTTGCGGGTGCAGTTATGGTAACATGTTGGAATTGCAACTTCGTGCATTGCAAAAGGTTGATGTGGAAATATTTGCTGTCCTTCGATGTAATGTCTTGGACTATTGAATTTGTGACTTTATCGAACCTTATATTCTGTTCATGTTTACAAGTTAGATAAATTAAAATGCTAAATATGAGCGCAagagtttcattttaattagtaaaatgGTAACGATTCTTCGaattatacaaaaatatataataaaaaaattgtttggaaACGAACGTGATCattaaatcaatataaaaaaaaaatggtaaagttgtagcaaatattattacataaaaacttacaaactaatgttTCTGTGAACGTGGTTGGTAGT
This genomic stretch from Quercus lobata isolate SW786 chromosome 3, ValleyOak3.0 Primary Assembly, whole genome shotgun sequence harbors:
- the LOC115980944 gene encoding exopolygalacturonase-like is translated as MGKNLSIATILLLLVLASTKAQQVFDVKSYGAQPNVDITQALTKAWKAACAVAGSKVVISAGVYKLGFVNLLGPCKGAIEFNLQGTLQAPLDVASLNGKDGWVVFERIDGLTVSGGGVFDGKGQHAWQKNKCDKDKNCNVLPINIRFDKVTNSIVQDITSKDSKYFHINLLQCTKLQFQHVTITAPANSPNTDGIHVGHSSQITITNANIGTGDDCISFGAGAQDITVNQVTCGPGHGISVGSLGKYQNEEPVSGIRVTGATLSNTDNGVRIKTWPASSSGAATDIHFEDVVMNNVANPIIIDQNYCPNSQCSNQSPSKVKISNVSFKKISGSSSTKEAVNLICSKSVPCQQVVLSDIDLTYKGSGGSATSTCTNVQPAVSGKLNPPACANKN